Proteins encoded within one genomic window of Candidatus Methylacidiphilales bacterium:
- a CDS encoding transglycosylase SLT domain-containing protein, which yields MRRCVTIALVVVSNVLFMGNLYAVQSLPVTNSIQPAVNFWTRVFSEITTQQGFLHDKNNHSIVYSTLSLPPGSSREKKKYITAKIKELSEKIERLAQNGKPKDELDKKILEMVGSDSQSLEQATNAIRFQLGQADRFRTGLRRSGAWINEIEKIFIQKNLPQELIALPFLESGYNPVAKSHVHALGLWQFMRSTATRYLVVNRYIDERLDPILASEAAANLLSYNYSILKSWPLAITAYNHGLQGIVRAVKATGSEDLDEIIGSYQGKRFGFASKNFYAELLAVAYLYRNHTKYFPQVELEQPVKRNKLSVSYYISASDVIRAWGISTQAFAILNPALSKTLISGSKRIPPSTTLFVPDHYPVSTYLAKLDSIPADKKYSAQVISSEHVVESGDTIIGIATLYHVSVEEVLLANNLEYRSRIRIGQRIALPTNANIKLALTASKAIKTPTKEPSVVIPSVKNKVEPQDTVGSKLALIDQYAQRTQIPYARISRLRSIVVPILYPQDEELAELLQNNSGSLIGDFNDYRVKNGTVFIAVGETLGHYAEWLVEDIQELRKINNLTKKSVLRVGKKINLRFNQVSLEEFEQKRIEFHRVIQQSYFDKYLVRSVIQYTVKRNETILGIANRHNDLPLWLLKQYNPNLPSAINSGMIISIPIIEAKKI from the coding sequence GTGCGTCGTTGTGTCACCATAGCTCTTGTAGTAGTCTCAAATGTATTGTTCATGGGCAACCTCTATGCGGTTCAATCGCTACCAGTTACAAATTCAATACAACCTGCGGTAAATTTTTGGACTAGAGTATTTTCAGAAATCACCACACAGCAAGGATTTCTGCATGATAAAAATAACCATTCAATTGTTTATTCAACTCTTTCGTTGCCACCAGGAAGTTCCCGTGAGAAAAAAAAATATATCACGGCAAAGATAAAAGAATTATCTGAGAAAATTGAACGTCTTGCTCAGAATGGAAAACCTAAAGACGAATTAGATAAAAAAATACTTGAAATGGTAGGAAGTGATTCTCAATCATTAGAGCAAGCCACTAATGCCATAAGATTTCAATTAGGACAAGCCGATCGTTTTCGCACTGGCTTGCGAAGATCTGGCGCATGGATTAATGAAATTGAAAAAATATTTATTCAGAAAAATTTACCCCAAGAACTAATTGCATTGCCTTTTCTGGAATCGGGGTATAACCCTGTTGCCAAATCACATGTACATGCGTTGGGACTTTGGCAATTTATGAGGAGTACCGCTACTCGGTACCTTGTCGTAAATCGGTATATCGATGAACGCCTAGATCCAATTCTTGCCAGTGAGGCGGCGGCAAATTTACTCTCATATAATTATTCAATTCTTAAATCTTGGCCATTGGCCATAACCGCATACAATCATGGTCTACAAGGAATAGTACGAGCAGTTAAAGCTACTGGTAGTGAAGATTTGGATGAAATAATAGGTAGCTATCAGGGAAAACGCTTTGGTTTTGCGTCAAAAAATTTCTATGCTGAGTTATTAGCAGTGGCATATTTATACCGCAATCACACAAAGTATTTTCCTCAAGTTGAATTAGAACAACCTGTAAAAAGAAATAAACTTAGTGTTTCATATTATATCTCCGCGTCCGATGTGATACGAGCATGGGGAATTAGTACTCAAGCATTTGCAATACTTAATCCCGCATTAAGTAAAACATTGATTTCTGGCTCAAAACGAATACCACCTTCAACGACACTATTTGTTCCTGACCATTATCCTGTTTCTACTTATTTAGCGAAACTTGATAGTATTCCAGCAGATAAAAAATATTCTGCACAGGTAATTAGTAGCGAGCATGTAGTAGAGTCCGGTGATACTATTATTGGCATTGCAACGCTTTACCATGTTTCAGTGGAAGAGGTGTTGTTAGCGAACAATCTAGAGTATCGTTCGAGAATTAGAATTGGTCAAAGAATCGCATTACCAACTAATGCTAATATTAAACTTGCTTTAACCGCAAGTAAGGCTATCAAAACACCCACTAAAGAGCCATCGGTAGTTATACCTTCGGTGAAAAATAAAGTAGAGCCTCAAGATACAGTAGGAAGTAAACTTGCACTTATAGATCAGTATGCCCAACGCACGCAAATTCCATATGCCAGAATTTCAAGATTGAGATCGATAGTTGTTCCGATACTCTACCCCCAAGATGAGGAGTTAGCTGAGTTATTGCAGAATAATAGTGGGAGTCTTATTGGTGATTTTAATGATTATCGTGTAAAAAATGGTACGGTTTTTATTGCAGTTGGAGAGACATTAGGTCATTATGCGGAATGGTTGGTTGAGGATATTCAGGAATTAAGAAAAATAAACAATCTTACTAAGAAATCTGTGCTTAGAGTAGGAAAGAAAATTAATTTACGCTTTAACCAAGTTTCTCTTGAAGAATTTGAGCAAAAAAGAATTGAGTTTCATAGAGTTATCCAGCAAAGCTATTTTGATAAGTACTTAGTTCGTTCGGTCATTCAATATACTGTTAAACGAAACGAAACAATATTAGGCATTGCTAACCGGCATAATGATTTGCCACTCTGGTTATTAAAACAATACAACCCCAATTTACCTAGTGCGATTAATAGTGGAATGATTATCTCTATTCCGATTATTGAAGCTAAAAAAATCTAA
- a CDS encoding c-type cytochrome, with protein sequence MLKTIFTLLFCFAFTNAVADITKGKAIYTTRGCGSCHGPTGKSLNPAVYPALAGKPKKQLLEKFKDYRSGKIVNPFMNSMSKSVLDNEIADLFSYIETLK encoded by the coding sequence ATGTTAAAAACTATTTTTACTCTTTTATTTTGTTTCGCTTTTACCAATGCAGTTGCGGATATAACTAAAGGGAAAGCTATCTATACCACTAGAGGTTGTGGGTCATGCCATGGTCCTACAGGAAAATCACTCAACCCTGCTGTGTATCCTGCACTTGCTGGCAAACCTAAAAAACAACTTTTAGAAAAATTTAAAGACTATCGTTCTGGGAAAATTGTTAACCCATTTATGAATTCTATGTCTAAATCAGTTTTAGACAATGAGATAGCTGACCTATTTAGTTATATTGAAACACTAAAATAA
- a CDS encoding aminodeoxychorismate/anthranilate synthase component II, translating into MILMIDNYDSFTYILVQYFEELGEEVLVWKHDEHPASHIDTINPTRIIISPGPGGPLDAGISLEAIKLYHTTIPILGVCLGHQCLGYFFGSTICHAPTIMHGKTSTIAHDSSSLFLDTPSSFIVTRYHSLVIAQNTIPECIKQTAWTFDGDNKVCMAIAHKEYPLFGVQFHPESFLSEHGKQILNNFLTVTSK; encoded by the coding sequence ATGATTTTAATGATTGATAATTATGACTCCTTCACTTATATTTTGGTGCAATATTTTGAAGAACTTGGAGAGGAAGTTTTGGTTTGGAAACATGATGAACATCCCGCCTCTCACATTGACACCATCAATCCAACCAGGATAATTATATCGCCAGGTCCAGGTGGACCACTTGATGCTGGAATTAGCCTAGAGGCAATCAAACTATACCATACCACCATTCCAATACTTGGAGTTTGCCTTGGACATCAATGTCTTGGCTATTTTTTTGGCTCTACTATTTGCCATGCCCCAACCATTATGCATGGAAAAACATCCACGATTGCCCATGACAGCTCATCTCTTTTTCTTGACACCCCCTCTTCGTTCATCGTAACCCGATACCATTCACTAGTAATTGCACAAAACACAATTCCAGAATGCATCAAGCAAACTGCTTGGACTTTTGATGGTGACAATAAAGTTTGCATGGCAATTGCACATAAGGAGTACCCTCTCTTTGGTGTGCAATTTCATCCAGAATCATTTTTAAGTGAACATGGAAAACAAATTTTAAATAATTTCTTAACCGTAACATCTAAATAA
- a CDS encoding anthranilate synthase component I family protein, giving the protein MKLAEFLSYRTKQMTHIVYHEQILMDQYTPLELYGLLHPSPFTFLLESADIASAGGRYSIIGFKANERISFEGGCVTHTVGLKKNTYDTNNPILWIQNFWQEKKARLAIPHSLQEQRFCGGLVGYFGYDVVFSFEKHLKKIKKKDPTAIPELQFIVCNHFIVFDTWRHTSTICIIVPITSIGFAQARKEIDTLLKIINQKKTKQAIRINPSIFSKAISSKDYFPSSQFKRQVKSLITEITNGVAMQIVLSRLINVKTKASSFLLYRMLRLQNPSPYLYIIRFSEFDLIGSSPELLVSLDQDKQATIKPVAGTRARGATPQEDESQGQELISDAKERAEHTMLIDLGRNDLGKVCLLGSLRLDDVMSVERFASVMHMTSTITGKLKPSIGPLDLFKAIFPAGTLSGAPKIKAMQIIEDIEPTRRGAYGGATGYLSYNGVLDMAITIRSIVKKGNQLFLQTGAGIVYDSVPQNEFLECEKKANATLRAIYGAQQIKTK; this is encoded by the coding sequence ATGAAACTAGCTGAATTTCTTTCTTACCGCACTAAACAAATGACCCACATTGTTTACCATGAGCAAATACTTATGGATCAGTACACCCCACTTGAGCTATATGGATTACTTCACCCTTCTCCATTCACCTTTTTATTAGAGTCTGCTGATATTGCAAGCGCAGGTGGAAGATATTCTATTATAGGTTTTAAAGCAAATGAGAGAATTAGTTTTGAGGGTGGTTGTGTAACCCATACCGTAGGATTAAAAAAAAATACTTACGATACCAATAATCCTATTTTGTGGATACAGAACTTTTGGCAGGAAAAAAAAGCGCGATTGGCGATACCACATTCTTTACAAGAACAAAGATTTTGTGGTGGATTGGTAGGTTACTTTGGGTATGATGTGGTTTTTAGCTTTGAAAAACATCTTAAGAAAATAAAGAAGAAAGATCCGACTGCAATACCAGAATTGCAGTTTATTGTATGCAATCATTTTATAGTTTTTGATACTTGGAGACATACTAGTACCATTTGCATTATTGTCCCAATCACTTCTATTGGTTTTGCTCAAGCAAGGAAAGAGATTGACACCTTATTAAAAATTATAAATCAAAAAAAAACCAAGCAGGCTATTCGAATAAACCCATCAATATTTTCTAAAGCTATTTCGAGCAAAGATTATTTTCCAAGTAGTCAGTTCAAGCGACAAGTTAAATCTTTAATTACCGAAATAACAAATGGGGTTGCGATGCAAATCGTATTGTCTCGCTTGATTAATGTAAAAACTAAGGCCAGCTCATTTTTACTCTATAGAATGTTACGGTTACAAAACCCCTCTCCTTACTTATATATCATCCGATTTTCTGAATTTGATTTGATTGGTTCATCTCCCGAGTTGCTCGTTAGTTTAGATCAAGACAAACAAGCAACAATCAAACCTGTTGCCGGAACTCGCGCAAGAGGCGCAACACCTCAAGAAGATGAATCACAAGGACAAGAACTAATCTCTGATGCCAAAGAGCGAGCTGAGCACACCATGCTTATAGACTTGGGCAGAAACGATTTAGGGAAAGTATGTCTTTTGGGTAGCTTACGACTAGACGATGTAATGAGTGTTGAACGATTCGCATCGGTTATGCATATGACTTCCACAATAACCGGGAAATTAAAACCTTCCATTGGTCCTCTTGATCTTTTTAAGGCAATTTTCCCAGCAGGCACGTTATCTGGTGCGCCAAAAATTAAGGCCATGCAAATTATAGAAGACATTGAACCTACTCGTCGAGGTGCCTATGGTGGTGCAACCGGATACTTAAGCTACAACGGGGTTCTAGATATGGCAATCACGATTAGAAGCATAGTAAAAAAAGGTAACCAACTTTTTCTTCAAACTGGTGCTGGTATCGTGTATGATTCAGTACCACAAAACGAATTTTTGGAGTGTGAAAAAAAAGCCAACGCAACGCTACGAGCAATTTATGGGGCGCAACAAATAAAAACAAAATGA
- the rpe gene encoding ribulose-phosphate 3-epimerase, which yields MSLSHTLPFRTPALAPSILSCDLSAIASEVSQVLEAGSDIIHFDVMDNQFVPNLTFGPVVLQKLREAGVTAPIDVHLMVADVDRLLSDFIDAGATMISFHPHCSINPVNQLSIIKTSGCLAGLAINPDQPISVFEQYLPYCDFILLMSVFPGRSGQKFISSVLEKSKALRAIIKRSQKNILIEMDGGITQNTIAQAHQAGVDIFVMGNGIFTQKNLQDKNPYSAVTNTLRELLSN from the coding sequence GTGTCATTATCTCATACTTTACCATTTCGTACTCCAGCTCTAGCTCCTTCAATTTTATCATGTGATCTAAGCGCGATAGCCTCAGAAGTAAGCCAAGTGCTTGAGGCAGGCAGTGATATAATCCATTTTGATGTTATGGACAACCAATTTGTTCCTAATCTCACTTTTGGCCCAGTGGTTTTACAAAAATTAAGAGAAGCTGGGGTAACTGCCCCAATTGATGTGCATCTAATGGTTGCAGATGTAGACAGGCTGCTGTCTGATTTTATTGACGCCGGCGCTACCATGATAAGTTTTCATCCCCATTGCTCTATCAATCCAGTTAATCAACTTTCAATAATCAAAACTTCAGGTTGTCTTGCTGGGCTTGCAATAAACCCCGATCAGCCAATATCTGTCTTTGAGCAATACCTACCGTACTGCGATTTTATCCTTCTCATGTCTGTGTTTCCAGGTCGCAGCGGTCAGAAATTTATTTCTTCGGTTTTGGAAAAATCTAAAGCGTTGCGCGCAATAATTAAACGTAGCCAAAAAAACATCCTTATAGAAATGGACGGAGGAATCACACAAAACACCATTGCCCAAGCTCACCAAGCGGGAGTTGACATATTTGTTATGGGAAATGGTATTTTTACTCAAAAAAATCTACAGGATAAAAATCCGTACAGTGCTGTAACCAATACCTTGCGTGAGTTACTTAGTAATTAA
- the trpD gene encoding anthranilate phosphoribosyltransferase, with protein MTSFPHLDKLIYKLSLSETQYHEIMEGLLSEKYSDLQKASAITALSMTPIDQYLLTALSEVVLAKTSLLPCPDACIDTCGTGGDGKGYFNISTVSSFITVAAGIKVLKHGNRSASGVSGSADFLEIAGVKLEHSYHSLQKLLSETGFAFVFAPHVHPCLHAIAQIRKKMQVKTIFNFLGPLVHPAILTYQIVGVADEQAQEPMFQTLSKKRKRVMVLRGLDGCDECSVFAPTLVYDNLHGTFIVNPKEFGLSYPDHVSKELVVTNKDESFSLGLAILSGEITGPARAICILNAALAIFCAEKTQTLAEAITEATVLLDSRQAYASFQKHRNHSEHCL; from the coding sequence ATGACCTCATTCCCTCACTTGGATAAATTAATTTATAAATTATCGCTTTCAGAAACCCAGTATCATGAAATTATGGAAGGTTTGCTCAGCGAAAAATATTCCGATTTGCAAAAAGCAAGCGCTATTACAGCGTTATCAATGACTCCTATCGATCAATATTTACTTACCGCTCTCAGCGAAGTAGTTCTCGCTAAAACTTCTCTATTACCATGCCCCGACGCTTGTATTGACACATGTGGAACTGGTGGAGATGGCAAGGGTTACTTTAATATTTCAACGGTTAGTTCGTTTATCACAGTCGCTGCCGGAATCAAAGTTTTAAAACATGGGAATCGATCTGCGTCTGGTGTCAGTGGCTCTGCAGATTTTTTAGAAATAGCTGGGGTAAAACTCGAGCATAGCTATCATTCATTACAAAAGCTCCTTTCGGAGACTGGCTTTGCTTTTGTTTTTGCCCCTCACGTGCATCCTTGCCTACACGCGATTGCTCAGATCAGAAAAAAAATGCAAGTGAAAACCATTTTTAATTTTCTTGGACCATTAGTACACCCGGCAATTTTGACCTATCAGATTGTGGGAGTGGCCGATGAACAAGCACAGGAGCCCATGTTTCAAACTTTATCTAAGAAAAGAAAGCGCGTCATGGTTTTACGCGGTCTTGACGGATGCGATGAGTGTTCAGTGTTTGCACCTACACTTGTTTATGACAACCTACATGGAACCTTTATCGTGAACCCTAAAGAATTTGGCTTAAGTTATCCTGACCATGTTAGTAAAGAGCTGGTAGTTACAAATAAAGATGAAAGTTTCTCACTTGGACTAGCAATCTTATCTGGAGAAATTACAGGCCCTGCTAGAGCTATATGTATACTTAACGCAGCACTAGCGATTTTCTGTGCTGAAAAAACCCAAACACTTGCTGAGGCAATTACCGAGGCAACAGTGTTATTAGATTCCAGGCAAGCGTATGCAAGTTTTCAAAAACATAGAAACCATTCTGAGCATTGTCTATGA
- a CDS encoding indole-3-glycerol phosphate synthase TrpC, with the protein MNQLHTIVDDTKKHLESKINQVSLAEMKARALDCDPQRNMISQAIKDANRMGHLGVIAEFKRASPSAGVFNPIPQLKNQVQVYQDAGAHALSILTNQTYFGGSIHDIYQAKQFSSLPILRKDFIVSQWQVYESRLIGVSSILLIAEILSTAELIEYHELAESIGLEALVEVHSLEDTNYITRAMKFIGINNRNLKTMKTDLGQTMLIKKQIHHDCVVISESGIRERGDAEFVSKQGVHGMLIGESLLRESNPAGKLALFATTPFALE; encoded by the coding sequence ATGAACCAGCTCCATACAATAGTAGATGATACGAAAAAACACTTAGAATCTAAAATTAATCAGGTTTCATTAGCTGAAATGAAAGCGCGAGCATTGGATTGCGATCCGCAGAGAAATATGATTTCACAGGCGATTAAGGACGCTAATCGTATGGGGCACTTAGGAGTGATTGCTGAATTTAAGCGTGCTTCTCCTAGTGCTGGAGTTTTTAATCCAATCCCACAGTTAAAAAATCAAGTTCAAGTTTATCAGGATGCTGGAGCACATGCCCTATCAATTCTAACCAACCAAACCTATTTTGGTGGGTCTATACATGATATTTATCAGGCGAAACAATTCTCTAGTTTACCAATCTTGAGAAAAGATTTTATAGTAAGCCAATGGCAGGTATATGAAAGCAGGCTGATCGGAGTAAGCAGTATATTATTAATCGCGGAAATTTTATCTACTGCTGAATTAATTGAGTACCATGAATTAGCAGAATCGATTGGTCTGGAAGCTTTAGTGGAAGTACATTCTTTAGAGGATACTAACTATATTACTCGTGCGATGAAATTTATTGGTATTAATAATAGAAATTTAAAAACTATGAAGACTGACCTAGGGCAAACTATGTTGATTAAAAAACAGATACACCATGATTGTGTAGTTATTAGTGAAAGTGGTATTCGCGAGCGAGGTGATGCAGAGTTTGTTTCTAAGCAGGGGGTGCATGGAATGTTGATTGGGGAATCGTTATTGCGTGAATCCAATCCCGCAGGTAAGCTTGCCTTGTTTGCTACTACACCTTTTGCTTTAGAATAA
- a CDS encoding acryloyl-CoA reductase: MVNNKSCTALISRTTQHGITSQVERFDLASIPVSAYPTNANIVLAPKYSSVNYKDAMVLCNNQGNLVKQFPHVAGVDLAGDILESDDSELPIGMEVILTGFRYGEIYWGGYSTYAKACSQHVLPLPQGISLTQSMNIGTAGLTAMLAIQALERNGVSPKDNSPIVVTGATGGVGNWAVRLLAARKYHVIAITRRTEKYSDALHALGASEVINISDFIPAKKSFLDKASFQGAIDTLGGEIISVLASRMKYAGTVACTGLVQSAQSTISLYPLLLRGVRIIGIDSVMISKAERILAWHAIQEIRHDIQLSWSSIVSLDKVKTVCEDMLQGTTAGRTIVEIGSYGEG; the protein is encoded by the coding sequence ATGGTAAATAATAAATCATGTACAGCTTTAATTTCTCGTACAACGCAACATGGAATTACCTCTCAAGTTGAGAGATTTGATCTTGCATCAATCCCAGTTTCTGCGTATCCGACAAATGCTAATATCGTACTAGCGCCAAAATACTCTTCAGTGAATTATAAAGACGCCATGGTACTATGTAATAATCAAGGAAATTTAGTTAAACAATTTCCTCATGTTGCTGGTGTAGATTTAGCTGGTGACATTTTAGAAAGTGATGATAGTGAATTACCTATTGGTATGGAAGTGATACTTACTGGGTTTAGATATGGCGAAATCTATTGGGGCGGTTACTCAACCTATGCCAAAGCTTGCAGCCAACATGTGTTACCGTTACCTCAAGGTATCTCACTAACTCAATCAATGAATATTGGAACTGCTGGACTAACCGCTATGTTAGCGATACAAGCATTAGAGCGTAATGGTGTATCGCCAAAAGATAATTCCCCAATAGTTGTCACCGGCGCGACAGGCGGAGTAGGAAACTGGGCGGTGAGATTATTAGCTGCTAGGAAATACCATGTAATTGCGATAACCAGAAGAACAGAAAAATACTCAGATGCCTTACATGCACTTGGTGCAAGTGAAGTTATCAATATTAGTGATTTTATTCCAGCAAAGAAGTCTTTTTTAGATAAAGCATCTTTTCAGGGTGCGATAGATACCTTGGGTGGGGAGATCATTTCGGTTTTAGCAAGTCGGATGAAATATGCAGGTACGGTAGCGTGTACTGGTCTAGTGCAAAGTGCCCAAAGCACCATTTCGCTTTATCCTTTACTTTTGCGAGGGGTGAGGATCATAGGGATAGATTCGGTGATGATTTCAAAAGCAGAACGGATACTAGCTTGGCATGCGATACAGGAAATAAGACATGATATTCAACTCTCATGGAGTTCAATTGTTTCATTAGATAAGGTAAAAACTGTTTGTGAAGATATGTTACAGGGGACTACTGCTGGGAGAACAATTGTTGAGATAGGTAGTTATGGTGAAGGATGA
- a CDS encoding tetratricopeptide repeat protein has protein sequence MNIIVNTLFYTLCVALTTVHAIDFDDALTEADEGNAESQIYVANAYLSGKGVDKNESLGFLYMLKAAVQNNPIATTNVGIMYANGIGTNKNDREALNWFTKGAELNNSVSQNNLGQFFETGRGTERSVKNAIKLYQDAAVNNLPSALFNLARFYLYGIGVPSDPLKSLNLFEQAANLGEERAYYYIGYQYLNGLGTNIRSTKAFQYLSLAANNKQTKAYFPLSLCYQDGIGVEQSQDNALRYLLLATAHGDLDANKQLSELSVKKLIPENFTFQTSELQEPVLTYLQGIYSENGIFNAKNLEVAFGHFTTAANAGYVPAFYKLANYLENEYGTSKNLASALMWYEKSAKAGNIAAQTKLGVMYAQGIGTQIDAMQAYGWLLVASTNGDKNSEKVLEQLEKKLTPAQKSEGRNLATAFAHPSP, from the coding sequence ATGAATATTATCGTTAACACACTGTTTTACACTCTGTGTGTAGCACTGACTACTGTTCACGCTATCGATTTTGATGATGCTCTCACAGAGGCTGATGAAGGAAATGCAGAATCTCAAATCTATGTCGCTAACGCGTACCTGTCAGGCAAAGGAGTTGATAAAAACGAATCGTTAGGTTTTTTATATATGTTAAAAGCCGCAGTTCAAAATAATCCAATCGCAACTACCAATGTAGGGATAATGTACGCAAACGGCATTGGTACGAATAAAAACGATCGTGAGGCATTGAATTGGTTTACTAAAGGTGCAGAACTTAATAACTCTGTCTCCCAGAACAACCTAGGTCAATTTTTTGAAACCGGAAGAGGTACTGAGCGTAGCGTTAAAAACGCAATTAAATTATACCAAGATGCTGCGGTTAACAACCTCCCAAGTGCGTTATTCAACTTGGCTCGATTTTATTTATATGGAATTGGGGTGCCAAGCGATCCACTAAAGTCACTCAATCTCTTTGAGCAGGCTGCAAATTTAGGTGAAGAAAGAGCGTATTATTATATTGGTTACCAGTACCTTAACGGTTTAGGAACTAATATTAGATCTACTAAAGCTTTTCAATATTTATCACTCGCTGCAAATAACAAACAAACTAAAGCATACTTTCCTCTATCCTTATGTTATCAGGATGGGATTGGTGTTGAGCAAAGCCAAGATAATGCACTTAGGTACTTACTACTTGCGACTGCTCACGGCGATCTTGATGCTAACAAACAACTTTCGGAACTTTCAGTAAAAAAACTCATCCCAGAAAATTTTACATTCCAGACCTCAGAATTACAAGAACCTGTGCTTACTTATTTACAGGGAATATACTCTGAAAATGGGATATTTAACGCTAAGAATCTTGAAGTTGCTTTTGGGCACTTCACCACTGCTGCAAACGCAGGGTATGTCCCAGCTTTTTATAAACTTGCCAATTATCTAGAGAATGAATATGGTACTAGTAAAAACCTAGCATCAGCATTGATGTGGTATGAAAAATCCGCAAAAGCTGGAAATATCGCAGCACAAACAAAACTTGGGGTTATGTACGCGCAAGGAATTGGAACTCAAATTGATGCCATGCAGGCTTACGGATGGTTATTAGTAGCGTCAACTAATGGCGATAAAAATTCAGAGAAAGTGTTAGAGCAATTGGAGAAAAAATTAACTCCCGCCCAAAAAAGCGAAGGTCGAAATCTAGCTACCGCTTTTGCTCATCCTTCACCATAA